One window from the genome of Spiractinospora alimapuensis encodes:
- a CDS encoding FtsX-like permease family protein: protein MFIAVRDIRFAWGRFALMGSVVALITMLIVLLSGLTAGLASQSTSAVRDLPTDRIVFGSSGEADPEESFEDSVVDAPQRDEWAAAPGVAAAHLVGVTQARADIAVGTTGVTVFGAPPDSGLAPERVADGEVVVPEGFAEEEGIVPGDTMTVSGRELTVSAVAGDAYYSHMPALWTTLDTWRGLDPGHTPDAEPGDEATVLAVEVDGDLDVAAADLAADTLSVDVADSLSAIGAFSSENGSLRMMLGFLYAISALVTGAFLTVWTIQRSGDIAILKALGASTRYLLRDALTQAFLVLTGGAVLGGALGVAVGAAAATMVPFESTLATTLFPVAGMVALGMAGAALAVRRVTSVDPLTALGGVR from the coding sequence GTGTTCATCGCCGTTCGCGACATACGGTTCGCGTGGGGGCGTTTCGCGCTCATGGGTTCGGTGGTCGCACTCATCACCATGCTGATCGTGCTGCTGTCGGGACTGACAGCGGGGCTCGCCAGCCAGTCCACCTCCGCGGTGCGTGATCTGCCCACGGACCGGATCGTGTTCGGGTCCTCCGGTGAGGCCGATCCGGAGGAGTCGTTCGAGGACAGCGTGGTTGACGCCCCGCAGCGGGACGAATGGGCCGCGGCCCCGGGCGTGGCCGCCGCGCATCTGGTGGGTGTCACCCAGGCCAGGGCGGACATCGCCGTGGGCACCACGGGCGTCACCGTGTTCGGGGCCCCACCGGACAGCGGCCTCGCCCCGGAACGCGTGGCGGACGGAGAGGTCGTGGTCCCCGAAGGGTTCGCCGAGGAGGAGGGGATCGTCCCGGGCGACACGATGACGGTGTCCGGGCGGGAGCTGACCGTGTCGGCGGTGGCCGGAGACGCCTACTACAGCCACATGCCGGCCCTGTGGACCACCCTGGACACCTGGCGCGGCCTCGACCCCGGCCACACACCGGACGCGGAGCCCGGGGACGAGGCGACGGTTCTGGCGGTGGAGGTCGACGGGGACCTGGACGTCGCAGCGGCCGACCTGGCCGCAGACACCCTCTCGGTCGACGTCGCCGACAGCCTGAGCGCCATCGGCGCCTTCTCGTCGGAGAACGGCTCACTGCGGATGATGCTGGGTTTCCTCTACGCGATCTCGGCCCTGGTCACCGGGGCGTTCCTCACGGTCTGGACGATTCAGCGCTCCGGGGACATCGCCATCCTGAAGGCGCTCGGGGCGTCGACCCGCTACCTGCTGCGCGACGCGCTCACCCAGGCGTTCCTCGTTCTGACCGGAGGCGCCGTACTCGGCGGCGCGTTGGGAGTCGCGGTCGGAGCCGCCGCCGCGACGATGGTGCCGTTCGAGTCCACGCTGGCGACCACGCTGTTCCCGGTCGCCGGCATGGTCGCGCTCGGTATGGCGGGCGCGGCGCTCGCGGTCCGGCGCGTGACCTCGGTTGATCCCCTGACGGCACTGGGAGGTGTCCGATGA
- a CDS encoding ribonuclease Z, translating into MRELVILGTASAVPTKRRNHNGYFLRWDQEGILFDPGEGTQRQMRFAGLAPSDVTQVCVTHFHGDHCLGLPGVLQGIARTRVAHPVRVAYPAAGEEYWKRLREATVFDDTATVNPRPVGGEGGCPLGPGPRVTALPLSHRIPTFGYRIQEPDGWTMLPDRLAARGVRGPDIGRLREQGEIRTAAGDRVTLAECAAPRKGQSMAFVMDTRWCDNALRLADQVDLLVIESTFLDCEAELAQETGHLTARQAGRVAREAGARQLVLTHLSERYGLGDDPRFVAEAASEFPGSVVLAQDLHRVPLPTRPRPGLGGR; encoded by the coding sequence ATGCGAGAACTGGTCATCCTGGGTACCGCCAGCGCCGTCCCCACGAAGCGGCGCAACCACAACGGGTACTTCCTGCGCTGGGACCAGGAGGGCATCCTGTTCGACCCCGGGGAGGGGACCCAGCGGCAGATGCGGTTCGCCGGTCTCGCCCCGTCGGACGTGACACAGGTCTGTGTGACCCACTTCCACGGCGACCACTGTCTCGGACTCCCCGGCGTACTGCAGGGAATCGCGCGGACACGGGTCGCCCACCCGGTGCGGGTCGCCTATCCAGCGGCGGGGGAGGAGTACTGGAAGCGGCTGCGTGAGGCCACGGTGTTCGACGACACCGCGACCGTGAACCCGCGCCCCGTCGGCGGCGAGGGCGGTTGTCCGCTCGGCCCCGGCCCACGCGTCACGGCGCTGCCGCTCTCGCACCGGATTCCCACCTTCGGCTATCGCATCCAGGAACCGGACGGGTGGACGATGCTCCCGGACCGTCTCGCCGCGCGGGGCGTGCGGGGACCCGACATCGGCCGTCTCCGTGAGCAGGGAGAGATCCGGACCGCCGCGGGCGACCGGGTGACGCTCGCCGAGTGCGCCGCGCCACGGAAGGGGCAGTCGATGGCGTTCGTCATGGACACACGCTGGTGCGACAACGCTCTACGCCTCGCCGACCAGGTCGACCTCCTCGTCATCGAATCGACGTTCCTGGACTGCGAGGCGGAACTGGCGCAGGAGACCGGCCATCTCACGGCCCGGCAGGCCGGGCGCGTCGCCAGGGAGGCGGGCGCGCGTCAGCTCGTTCTCACCCACCTGTCCGAACGGTACGGCCTCGGCGACGACCCCCGGTTCGTGGCCGAGGCGGCGTCGGAGTTCCCCGGAAGCGTGGTCCTGGCCCAGGACCTCCATCGTGTGCCGCTTCCCACCCGGCCCCGTCCCGGGCTCGGCGGGCGCTGA
- a CDS encoding ATP-binding protein, which translates to MSTVLADTAECCLPGTPASVARARAWLEAWLRALDVKDETVETAAFVLSELASNAVKHSRSAGPTGRYHVHLLDVTDALLVSVSDAGGPRMFRPPGTAVLDDPLAESGRGLALVDRCSDRWWIHGDMNGRTVTAELALT; encoded by the coding sequence ATGAGCACCGTTCTCGCGGATACCGCTGAATGTTGTCTGCCCGGCACTCCCGCGAGTGTCGCCCGCGCCCGCGCGTGGCTCGAAGCCTGGCTGCGAGCCCTCGACGTCAAAGACGAAACCGTCGAGACCGCCGCCTTCGTCCTCAGCGAGCTCGCCAGCAACGCCGTGAAGCACAGCCGCAGCGCCGGACCCACCGGTCGATACCACGTCCACCTACTCGACGTCACCGACGCACTGCTCGTCTCGGTCAGCGACGCCGGCGGACCCCGCATGTTCCGGCCACCGGGCACCGCTGTACTCGACGATCCACTCGCCGAGTCAGGCCGTGGCCTCGCCCTCGTCGACCGCTGCTCGGATCGATGGTGGATCCACGGCGACATGAACGGCCGCACCGTCACCGCCGAACTGGCACTCACCTAA
- a CDS encoding FMN-binding negative transcriptional regulator produces MYVPSYNAVSDEQLRHLLVHHGAGDLVTPTADGLRATMLPLVYDPDLGDHGALLGHFARNNPHWQSPPTGESLVILRGPDAYVSPGWYETKREHGRVVPTWNYLTAHVFGELRLHDDPAWLDGHVRRLTDLHEATEARPWSTDDAPERFIAGQLRAIVGVELRISRIEARAKLSQNRSAADQDGVIEGLHARGDHASANAVRDARSG; encoded by the coding sequence ATGTACGTTCCCTCCTACAACGCCGTCTCCGACGAGCAACTGCGGCACCTGCTGGTCCACCACGGCGCCGGCGACCTCGTCACCCCCACCGCCGACGGGCTGCGGGCGACGATGCTCCCGCTGGTCTACGACCCCGACCTCGGCGACCACGGAGCGCTCCTCGGCCACTTCGCACGCAACAACCCCCACTGGCAGTCACCCCCGACCGGTGAGTCACTGGTCATCCTCCGCGGCCCCGACGCCTACGTCAGCCCTGGCTGGTACGAAACGAAGCGGGAACACGGCCGCGTCGTGCCAACGTGGAACTACCTGACCGCCCACGTGTTCGGTGAGCTGCGCCTCCATGACGACCCCGCGTGGCTCGACGGCCACGTTCGCCGCCTGACCGACCTCCATGAGGCCACCGAGGCACGACCGTGGTCGACCGATGACGCCCCCGAACGCTTCATCGCCGGGCAACTGCGCGCCATCGTCGGCGTCGAGCTACGCATCTCCCGGATCGAGGCGCGCGCGAAACTCAGCCAGAACCGGTCGGCCGCCGACCAGGACGGCGTCATCGAGGGACTTCACGCTCGGGGGGACCACGCCAGCGCCAACGCGGTCCGGGACGCGCGCTCCGGTTGA
- a CDS encoding TIGR03621 family F420-dependent LLM class oxidoreductase has translation MTKLRFGVNFGGVDVEDWRTFCRDSERLGFDVVHTADHLGVGSPFAMLATAAEVTNTVRLGTLVVNTAFWNPAMLAREAATVDRLSGGRLELGLGAGHMKSEFDAAGIPWPSHAERMDHLEHTIAELDRLFAQDGQSPLPRQVPHPPLLIGGHGNRALDVAARHANIIGFSGAIHAPGKPPGTFLLASYEQTRQRVEYVRQRSGTRAESLEYNVLLQAVFTTDDAEASAADLADRFGATGLDTAEKVLENPYVLVGSPEENARKLLDLRDTFGFGYFSTHGPFRDALAEVIPHVRRLEAEAAVPTT, from the coding sequence ATGACGAAGCTGCGGTTTGGAGTCAACTTCGGAGGAGTCGACGTTGAGGACTGGCGGACTTTCTGCCGGGACAGTGAGCGTCTGGGATTCGACGTCGTGCACACCGCGGACCACCTTGGCGTCGGGTCACCGTTCGCCATGCTGGCCACAGCCGCGGAGGTCACGAACACGGTGCGGCTGGGAACGCTCGTGGTGAACACGGCGTTCTGGAACCCGGCGATGCTCGCCCGCGAGGCGGCGACCGTGGACCGGTTGTCGGGGGGACGACTCGAACTGGGGTTGGGCGCGGGGCACATGAAGTCGGAGTTCGACGCCGCGGGGATTCCGTGGCCGTCGCACGCCGAGCGCATGGACCACCTCGAGCACACGATCGCGGAGCTGGATCGGCTCTTCGCGCAGGACGGACAGTCACCGCTGCCACGCCAGGTACCCCACCCACCGTTGCTGATCGGCGGTCACGGCAACCGGGCGCTGGACGTGGCGGCGCGGCACGCCAACATCATCGGCTTCAGCGGAGCGATCCACGCCCCGGGCAAGCCGCCGGGCACGTTCCTGCTCGCCTCCTACGAGCAGACGCGGCAACGAGTGGAGTACGTCCGGCAGCGGTCCGGCACGCGGGCGGAGTCGCTGGAGTACAACGTGCTGCTGCAGGCAGTGTTCACCACGGACGACGCCGAGGCCTCAGCCGCGGACCTGGCGGATCGCTTCGGTGCGACCGGGCTGGACACCGCGGAGAAAGTGTTGGAGAACCCCTACGTTCTGGTCGGCTCCCCCGAGGAGAACGCCCGGAAGCTGCTGGATCTGCGGGACACGTTCGGGTTCGGTTACTTCAGTACCCACGGGCCGTTCCGGGACGCGCTGGCGGAGGTGATTCCGCACGTCCGTCGGCTGGAGGCGGAGGCCGCGGTACCGACCACCTAG
- a CDS encoding class I SAM-dependent methyltransferase — MGESLFGDPMAAILYDRLYPWGGRSGDEFYLEIIMATGSVLDVGCGTGTLLRHARDQGHTGRLVGLDPAEAMLEVARARETTAGGSGIEWVVGDAASVSWAAEFDLVIMTGHAFQELVSDQEVRHSLSAMRGALRREGRLVFETRNPAVRAWERWTPDHPVTNSHPMIGRVRYTPELRKVDGDTVTFTGTYAANGLKEPISGESTLRFLDVDSLDGFLADSGLAVVERYGSWNRDPLTATSPEIITVARRV; from the coding sequence ATGGGCGAATCTCTCTTTGGCGATCCCATGGCGGCGATACTCTACGACAGGCTCTACCCCTGGGGTGGCCGGTCCGGGGACGAGTTCTACCTCGAGATCATCATGGCGACGGGCTCGGTGCTTGACGTGGGCTGCGGCACGGGCACCCTGCTCCGGCACGCGAGGGACCAGGGCCACACGGGCCGTCTGGTCGGGCTCGACCCCGCGGAGGCGATGTTGGAGGTCGCCCGCGCCCGGGAGACGACCGCGGGAGGAAGCGGGATCGAGTGGGTCGTGGGCGACGCGGCCTCCGTTTCCTGGGCGGCGGAGTTCGACCTGGTCATCATGACGGGGCACGCGTTCCAGGAACTGGTCAGCGACCAAGAGGTACGGCACTCCCTGTCCGCGATGCGCGGAGCACTGAGGCGCGAGGGTCGGCTGGTGTTCGAGACACGGAACCCGGCCGTGCGCGCATGGGAGCGGTGGACACCGGACCACCCCGTGACCAACTCCCACCCCATGATCGGCCGGGTGCGCTACACCCCCGAGCTCCGCAAAGTCGACGGTGACACGGTGACGTTCACCGGCACCTACGCCGCGAACGGACTGAAGGAGCCCATCAGTGGAGAGAGCACACTCCGTTTCCTCGACGTCGACAGCCTCGACGGGTTCCTCGCCGACAGCGGACTCGCCGTGGTGGAGCGCTACGGAAGCTGGAACCGCGACCCGTTGACGGCGACGAGCCCGGAGATCATCACGGTCGCACGACGTGTGTGA
- a CDS encoding multicopper oxidase domain-containing protein yields the protein MAVDGRDLNEPDDIEEQGLRLPAGGRYDVTFTMPEGPVALLIDHDPDGGLRVRPEDAASEEMPDGVGDTRAWPDLDFFDYGEPAELPFDRDGPFDREFDMVLDRGLARVGGVPAYAQTVNGYAFPTIPTQLVDAGDLVLLTLVNRSFEPHPWHLHGHTVYVLERNGQVPSGSPIPHDTFDVLPGETWVVGFQASNPGLWMNHCHDLRHAHDGMMLRLDYTGISSPFDEEHHQGH from the coding sequence GTGGCGGTCGACGGGCGTGACCTCAACGAACCCGACGACATCGAAGAGCAGGGGCTTCGGCTTCCGGCCGGCGGCCGCTACGACGTCACCTTCACCATGCCGGAGGGACCGGTGGCCCTCCTCATCGACCACGACCCCGACGGTGGGCTGCGCGTACGCCCGGAGGACGCGGCGAGCGAGGAGATGCCCGACGGGGTCGGGGACACCAGAGCGTGGCCGGACCTCGACTTCTTCGACTACGGGGAGCCGGCGGAACTTCCCTTCGATCGCGACGGGCCCTTCGACCGCGAGTTCGACATGGTGCTGGATCGCGGCCTGGCCCGCGTCGGCGGAGTTCCGGCCTACGCGCAGACCGTGAACGGCTACGCGTTCCCGACGATCCCCACCCAGTTGGTCGACGCGGGGGATCTCGTACTGCTCACCCTGGTGAACCGCAGCTTCGAACCCCATCCCTGGCACCTGCACGGCCACACCGTCTATGTCCTGGAACGCAACGGTCAGGTCCCCTCGGGCAGCCCCATTCCGCACGACACCTTCGACGTGCTCCCGGGAGAGACGTGGGTGGTGGGGTTCCAAGCCTCGAACCCGGGATTGTGGATGAACCACTGCCACGACCTACGCCACGCCCATGACGGCATGATGCTGCGCCTCGACTACACCGGTATCTCCTCTCCCTTCGACGAGGAACACCACCAGGGGCACTGA
- a CDS encoding sensor histidine kinase — MAVGARSTASWLPPGITVLRGLRWVLHASFLLLLTIAAVQGVADDAPYRWVAAGGAALLAVVYATGGRAARRDARRWTQLLWLAVVTALWGGLLVASPHFSWVAFPLFFWHLHLLGGRHAVGAIAVITAAVVATQGLHSGGLDAAMVLGPALGAVSAVVISVGYSTLYRESQQRLRLIEELTRARDELSSSQHRAGVLAERERLAREIHDTLAQGLSSIVLLLRAAENELPAGRGRDHVRDARASAVTNLEEARRFVRDLTPPSLATQSLAEALRRLCQRVGRESGIDCQSRIDGPPTPLPAAVEVALLRSAQASLANVVAHARATTTVVTLGFLGNEVTLDIFDDGVGFDPAALDTYEGGTGFGLIALRDRITAFGGTVDVETSPGLGTAIAVRLPLSDEGEAT; from the coding sequence ATGGCAGTTGGGGCGCGGTCCACGGCATCGTGGCTACCGCCGGGCATCACCGTGTTGCGCGGGCTCCGGTGGGTGCTTCACGCCAGCTTCCTGCTCCTGCTCACGATCGCCGCGGTGCAGGGAGTCGCGGACGACGCGCCGTACCGCTGGGTCGCGGCCGGGGGAGCCGCGCTGCTGGCCGTGGTGTACGCGACCGGTGGGCGCGCGGCACGGCGTGACGCGCGCCGGTGGACTCAACTCCTGTGGCTCGCCGTGGTCACGGCACTATGGGGCGGACTCCTCGTTGCCAGCCCGCACTTTTCCTGGGTCGCGTTCCCGCTGTTCTTCTGGCACCTCCACCTCTTGGGGGGACGTCACGCCGTGGGGGCGATCGCCGTCATCACCGCCGCGGTGGTGGCCACGCAGGGGCTGCACTCGGGCGGACTGGACGCCGCTATGGTGCTCGGGCCGGCGCTGGGCGCGGTGTCGGCCGTGGTGATCTCGGTTGGCTACAGCACGCTGTATCGGGAGAGTCAGCAGCGCCTGCGGCTCATCGAGGAGCTCACCCGTGCCCGGGACGAGCTGTCGTCCAGCCAGCACCGGGCGGGAGTCCTCGCCGAACGGGAGCGGCTGGCACGGGAGATCCACGACACGCTCGCCCAGGGGCTGTCCAGCATCGTTCTCCTCCTCCGGGCGGCGGAGAACGAGCTTCCGGCGGGACGCGGACGCGACCACGTCCGTGACGCACGTGCGAGCGCGGTCACCAACCTCGAGGAAGCGCGCCGGTTCGTCCGCGACCTCACTCCTCCCTCCCTCGCGACGCAGAGCCTGGCCGAGGCCCTTCGCCGTCTGTGCCAGCGGGTGGGGCGGGAGAGTGGGATCGACTGCCAGTCCCGGATCGACGGGCCGCCCACGCCTCTCCCCGCTGCCGTGGAGGTCGCGCTGCTGCGGTCCGCCCAGGCGAGTCTCGCCAACGTGGTGGCGCACGCGCGGGCCACCACAACGGTCGTCACCCTGGGGTTTCTCGGCAACGAGGTCACGCTGGACATCTTCGACGACGGCGTCGGTTTCGACCCCGCCGCCCTCGACACCTACGAGGGTGGGACAGGTTTCGGACTGATCGCGCTGCGCGACCGGATCACCGCGTTCGGCGGCACGGTCGACGTCGAGACCTCGCCGGGCCTCGGCACCGCCATCGCGGTACGGCTGCCACTGTCCGACGAAGGCGAGGCGACGTGA
- a CDS encoding response regulator has translation MTDDPLRLLLVDDHPVVRRGLRAMFDDRSDMTVVAEVSGGEEALAAVRRGGIDVVLMDLRLGAAMDGVTATRRITERPEAPPVLVLTTYDTDADILSAVEAGATGYILKDAPPEELCQAVRTAAQGQTALAPSVARRLMHRLRDTRPALSAREVEILGLLSRGMSNRAISRELFISESTVKTHLVHIFDKLDVDSRTAAVHAAVDRGVIRME, from the coding sequence GTGACGGACGATCCCCTGCGGCTGCTGCTCGTGGACGACCACCCGGTCGTCCGGCGCGGCCTGCGCGCCATGTTCGACGACCGCTCGGACATGACGGTCGTCGCCGAGGTGTCCGGAGGTGAGGAGGCACTGGCGGCGGTACGTCGCGGTGGGATCGACGTGGTGCTCATGGACCTGCGACTCGGCGCGGCGATGGACGGTGTGACCGCCACCCGCCGGATCACCGAACGCCCCGAGGCGCCCCCGGTGTTGGTGCTCACGACATACGACACCGACGCCGACATCCTCTCCGCCGTCGAGGCCGGCGCGACCGGCTACATCCTGAAGGACGCTCCCCCCGAGGAGCTGTGCCAGGCGGTACGCACCGCCGCGCAGGGACAGACGGCGCTCGCCCCGTCCGTGGCACGGCGGCTCATGCACCGTCTACGCGACACGCGACCCGCGCTCAGCGCCCGCGAGGTGGAGATCCTCGGCCTGCTGTCCCGCGGCATGTCCAACCGGGCGATCTCCCGTGAACTGTTCATCAGCGAATCCACGGTCAAGACCCACCTGGTGCACATCTTCGACAAGCTGGATGTCGACAGCCGCACCGCCGCGGTCCACGCCGCCGTGGACCGCGGCGTCATTCGGATGGAGTGA
- a CDS encoding 5-formyltetrahydrofolate cyclo-ligase, producing MEELRTEAKTAVRLETWDALRDAGAARFPGVKGRIPNFVGAERAAERLATLPEWAAARVVKANPDSPQWPVRTRGVAEGKRLFMAVPRLAGDAPFLLLEEDRLHVAPRTATSIKGSAVHATPTPLDTVDRIDLIVCGTVAVDPDGRRVGKGGGFSDLEFGLLTEVGLVDEHTVIATTVHPTQVLEGPLPETEHDFRVDLIVTPEEVIRTPAPKRPAGILRNHLTLEKIEEIPPLRRLLAERDATA from the coding sequence ATGGAGGAATTGCGGACGGAGGCCAAGACAGCGGTGCGGCTCGAGACCTGGGACGCGCTGCGCGACGCGGGCGCCGCGCGCTTTCCTGGGGTGAAGGGGCGTATCCCGAACTTCGTGGGCGCCGAGCGAGCCGCCGAACGGCTCGCCACGTTACCGGAGTGGGCGGCCGCGCGGGTCGTGAAAGCCAATCCCGACTCCCCACAGTGGCCGGTGCGTACACGGGGCGTCGCCGAGGGAAAGCGTCTGTTCATGGCGGTCCCCCGTCTCGCCGGCGACGCGCCGTTCCTGCTGTTGGAGGAGGATCGGCTACACGTCGCACCCCGCACGGCCACGTCGATCAAGGGCTCCGCCGTGCACGCCACCCCGACGCCCCTGGACACGGTGGACCGGATCGACCTCATCGTCTGCGGCACCGTCGCGGTCGACCCCGACGGTCGACGCGTCGGTAAGGGCGGCGGGTTCTCCGACCTGGAGTTCGGCCTGCTCACCGAGGTGGGGTTGGTCGACGAGCACACCGTCATCGCCACCACGGTGCACCCGACGCAGGTGCTGGAGGGACCGCTGCCCGAGACCGAGCACGATTTCCGGGTCGACCTGATCGTCACGCCCGAGGAGGTGATTCGTACGCCCGCGCCCAAGCGGCCCGCGGGGATCCTCCGCAACCACCTCACGTTGGAGAAGATCGAGGAGATTCCCCCGCTGCGGCGGCTCCTGGCGGAACGGGACGCCACGGCGTGA
- a CDS encoding ABC transporter ATP-binding protein — MSLTLHDVSLTYPDGEDQVTALAGVSLHVAPGEVAAVVGPSGSGKSSLLAVAATLMRPASGTVRIDDVDVTHLSPARRTHLRASRIGIVFQQPNLVGSLTAEENLLVTEHLRGGSVAAARSAAEELLRTVGLENKRHRRPHQLSGGERQRVNIARAPMGQPSVLLVDEPTAALDHARGRGITDLVATVTRRFAIATVLVTHDTEYLDAADTVAHMRDGHLTGEAEPAGHR; from the coding sequence ATGAGTCTCACGCTGCACGACGTGTCCCTCACCTACCCCGACGGGGAGGACCAGGTCACCGCTCTCGCCGGCGTGTCGCTGCACGTCGCGCCAGGTGAGGTGGCGGCCGTGGTCGGCCCCTCCGGCTCCGGCAAGTCGAGCCTGCTCGCGGTGGCCGCGACGCTGATGCGCCCCGCGTCCGGAACCGTCCGAATCGACGACGTCGACGTGACCCACCTGTCGCCGGCGCGGCGCACGCATCTACGCGCGTCCAGGATCGGGATCGTGTTCCAACAACCCAACCTGGTCGGTTCGCTCACCGCCGAGGAGAACCTTCTGGTCACCGAGCACCTTCGGGGCGGTTCCGTGGCGGCGGCCCGATCCGCGGCCGAGGAGCTCCTGCGCACGGTGGGTCTGGAGAACAAACGCCATCGCCGCCCGCACCAGCTCTCGGGAGGTGAACGTCAGCGCGTGAACATCGCCCGCGCCCCCATGGGACAACCGAGTGTGCTGTTGGTGGACGAACCCACCGCGGCCCTGGACCATGCTAGGGGCCGTGGGATCACGGACCTGGTCGCGACGGTCACCCGACGGTTCGCGATCGCCACCGTGCTGGTCACCCACGACACCGAGTACCTGGACGCCGCCGACACGGTGGCACACATGCGCGACGGCCACCTCACCGGCGAGGCCGAACCCGCGGGTCATCGGTGA
- the sigJ gene encoding RNA polymerase sigma factor SigJ — protein MAAEHPSVHEFESHRARLLSLAYRMLGSAVEAEDVVQDTYLRWHAAEKEAVDNPAAWLTTVLMNACRTRLTSARARREVYVGPWLPEPVLTGPVVSGVLDPQETAERRESVSLGFLALLERLTPSERAVFVLREAFGHTHQEIASILGGTEASSRQLLRRARERLAGDRRRFAPSDQDSRDIVALFLDAANGGSLSAFEKRLADDVVATSDGGGQVTAGRRPVVGADRVTRFLAGFIRLAETRGYAVTTAPFADALALTFSPEGRSVAVATAAEINGAHGLLTLADGAALLVQQFTFLDGEVTHVLNVANPEKLAYVSRQLRELTPS, from the coding sequence ATGGCCGCCGAGCACCCGTCCGTCCACGAGTTCGAGTCGCACCGTGCCCGACTCCTCTCCCTCGCCTACCGAATGCTCGGCTCGGCGGTGGAGGCCGAGGACGTGGTGCAGGACACCTACCTTCGCTGGCACGCGGCTGAGAAGGAGGCCGTCGACAATCCGGCGGCGTGGTTGACGACGGTGCTGATGAACGCGTGTCGTACCCGACTGACCTCGGCCCGTGCCCGCCGCGAGGTCTACGTGGGGCCCTGGCTGCCCGAGCCCGTGCTCACCGGGCCCGTCGTGTCGGGCGTGCTGGATCCGCAGGAGACCGCGGAGCGACGAGAATCGGTCTCACTGGGCTTTCTCGCCCTCCTGGAACGGCTCACCCCGAGCGAACGCGCCGTGTTCGTGCTCCGGGAGGCCTTCGGACACACGCACCAGGAGATCGCGTCGATCCTGGGCGGTACGGAGGCGAGTTCCCGGCAGCTCCTGCGTCGGGCCAGGGAGCGACTGGCGGGGGACCGGCGCCGGTTCGCCCCCTCGGACCAGGACTCCCGGGACATCGTGGCGCTCTTCCTGGACGCGGCCAACGGCGGAAGCCTGTCGGCGTTCGAGAAGCGGCTCGCCGACGACGTGGTCGCCACCTCCGACGGCGGTGGGCAGGTCACGGCCGGACGGCGCCCGGTGGTCGGCGCGGATCGTGTCACCCGGTTCCTCGCCGGCTTCATCCGTCTCGCCGAGACCCGCGGCTACGCGGTCACGACGGCTCCCTTCGCGGACGCTCTGGCTCTGACCTTCTCGCCCGAGGGACGGTCCGTCGCCGTGGCCACCGCCGCCGAGATCAACGGAGCCCACGGACTCCTCACCCTCGCCGACGGCGCCGCCCTGTTGGTGCAGCAGTTCACGTTCCTCGACGGCGAGGTGACCCACGTCCTCAACGTGGCCAACCCCGAGAAACTCGCCTACGTCTCGCGCCAGCTCCGCGAGCTGACCCCCTCCTGA
- a CDS encoding helix-turn-helix domain-containing protein: MGDDKWTQWGAELRFHRTAAGLAQDKLAREMHLGASTISSFEGGTRRPSRDHAIAADNALATGGALVQKWDEVQDEREIPEDWRDYAKVERKSTEIREYQPTLLPGLLQTAEYAEVLLRSTGTWDSAQVERLAAARVARMEAIGSTALTFVVDEAVVRRIIGSYEIARRQLDAVLGQIEERRIKVLVIPELTPYHPGLFGSFRIMTLDDGRMIAHEEYRTGVNVVYGPKVNYFLALFDNLLAEALTVKASAEFISAVRKDL, encoded by the coding sequence ATGGGTGATGACAAGTGGACGCAATGGGGTGCGGAGCTACGGTTCCACCGCACCGCAGCGGGCTTGGCCCAGGACAAGCTCGCCCGGGAAATGCACCTGGGTGCCTCGACCATCAGCTCTTTCGAGGGGGGAACGCGACGCCCCAGCCGAGATCACGCCATCGCCGCGGATAACGCGCTGGCCACGGGCGGGGCACTCGTGCAGAAGTGGGACGAGGTGCAGGACGAGCGCGAGATTCCCGAGGACTGGCGCGACTACGCGAAGGTCGAACGTAAGTCAACGGAGATCCGGGAGTATCAGCCCACCCTCTTGCCCGGGCTGTTGCAGACCGCAGAATATGCGGAAGTGCTACTGCGCAGTACTGGTACCTGGGATAGCGCTCAGGTCGAACGGCTCGCGGCCGCCCGTGTCGCCCGAATGGAGGCCATCGGAAGCACCGCCCTGACTTTTGTCGTTGACGAGGCGGTGGTGCGGCGCATCATCGGATCGTATGAGATCGCCCGGCGCCAGCTCGATGCGGTGCTGGGGCAGATTGAGGAGCGGCGCATCAAGGTGCTCGTCATCCCGGAACTCACCCCCTACCACCCAGGTCTCTTCGGATCGTTTCGCATAATGACCTTGGACGACGGGCGGATGATCGCGCACGAGGAATACCGTACGGGCGTCAATGTGGTGTATGGGCCTAAAGTGAACTACTTCCTCGCTCTGTTCGACAACCTGTTGGCTGAGGCTTTGACTGTTAAGGCATCTGCCGAGTTCATCTCGGCGGTCAGAAAGGATCTGTGA